From Maniola hyperantus chromosome 21, iAphHyp1.2, whole genome shotgun sequence, the proteins below share one genomic window:
- the jagn gene encoding protein jagunal, translating to MASRGGIMVTGTNGADYEHREKIAAQYQISALNKSRLKYCVFFHHMLFMVMLAKLSADILDKLDIFILEIEELQIPQPLWWEYLWCLSLVLSFLGLSAIKRNNIRYMRHYLYGITALGLGPLLYCVIYYCGDVYTYLTFDEDEDDEEEIQLWQGYPYGVLWYAFVLLASQVHFFQLYFGYNLLKAWRARGTYRKTD from the exons atggcTTCAAGAGGTGGTATTATGGTTACTGGGACGAACGGTGCAGATTACGAACATAGGGAAAAAATAGCAGCTCAGTATCAAATAAG TGCACTAAACAAATCCCGCCTCAAGTACTGTGTGTTCTTCCACCACATGCTGTTCATGGTGATGCTGGCCAAGCTGTCCGCAGACATCCTGGACAAGCTGGACATATTCATTTTGGAGATAGAGGAGCTGCAGATACCACAG CCTCTATGGTGGGAGTACCTCTGGTGTCTCTCTCTAGTGCTGTCCTTCCTCGGCCTCTCAGCGATCAAGCGCAACAACATACGCTACATGCGCCACTATTTGTACGGCATTACCGCACTAGGGCTCGGCCCGTTACTGTACTGTGTCATATACTACTGCGGCGATGTCTACACGTATCTGACGTTTGACGAAGACGAAGACGACGAAGAGGAAATTCAGTTGTGGCAG gGCTACCCGTATGGCGTGCTGTGGTATGCCTTCGTGCTTCTAGCGTCACAAGTTCACTTCTTCCAGCTGTACTTCGGCTACAACCTGCTCAAAGCGTGGCGGGCTCGGGGCACGTACAGGAAAACAGACTAA
- the LOC117992216 gene encoding uncharacterized protein — MESSSNTRAGRLQSRLLCRLLGKLRGEHRYSALDKNFSFTSTGMSESVGCGSVNEDEEIDTPRAGVSSATIDDVQFAANIDLRYGGQYLTPEQLPEFCSQLHHLVEVIRNIQSYGQVTGEYPSELERHLEREAREVAALASEARNAWEAASRARLQRRALCAERASLGAHLAKLRDTEVRELESSVRMSDRKLFKSWEAVRDATDPAAFEPLLEEVRSKQTALECLVRLVESRRANMFRPPTLHPLPAPASNDDEDSLQIGSVRKRQESRRSNKRKRKEFSREARSVPLSSDTSRHSPQQVTLFIQGSECTSRLGAGSTGAVTLRSVELPQRGSGSVRDILFFTTD, encoded by the exons ATGGAAAGCAGCAGCAACACAAGAGCCGGGCGGCTGCAGTCGCGCTTGCTCTGCAGACTGCTCGGCAAGCTGCGCGGAGAGCATCGATACTCTGCTCTGGACAAGAACTTCTCATTTACATCCACCGG CATGAGTGAAAGCGTAGGCTGCGGCAGCGTGAACGAAGATGAGGAGATAGATACACCGAGAGCTGGTGTGTCCAGTGCCACCATAGATGATGTACAGTTCGCAGCTAACATTGACCTTAG GTACGGTGGACAGTACTTAACTCCTGAGCAGCTGCCGGAGTTCTGCAGCCAACTTCACCACTTGGTGGAGGTCATCAGGAACATACAGTCTTATGGGCAAGTCACTGGAGAGTATCCCAG CGAGCTCGAGCGTCACTTAGAACGGGAAGCGCGTGAGGTGGCAGCGCTCGCAAGCGAAGCGCGTAACGCTTGGGAAGCGGCGTCGCGAGCGCGCTTACAGCGGCGAGCGTTGTGCGCTGAGCGGGCGTCGCTTGGCGCTCATCTCGCTAAGCTGAGGGACACTG AAGTTCGGGAACTGGAGAGTTCAGTGCGCATGTCAGATCGCAAGCTGTTCAAGAGTTGGGAGGCTGTGCGTGACGCCACAGACCCTGCCGCCTTCGAACCACTGCTGGAGGAAGTTAGG AGCAAACAAACAGCTCTAGAATGCCTGGTCCGGCTGGTAGAGAGTCGTCGAGCCAACATGTTCCGCCCGCCCACGCTGCATCCGCTCCCGGCGCCGGCGTCCAATGACGAtgaag ATTCGCTACAAATAGGAAGCGTACGCAAGCGACAAGAAAGTCGTCGCTCCAACAAGCGGAAGAGAAAAGAGTTCTCCAGAGAAGCAAGATCCGTGCCTTTGTCTAGCGATACCAGTCGACACAGTCCGCAACAG GTAACCCTGTTCATCCAGGGGAGTGAGTGCACGTCACGACTGGGTGCAGGCAGCACGGGAGCCGTGACTCTTCGCTCCGTGGAGCTGCCGCAGCGTGGCAGCGGCAGTGTTAGAGACATACTCTTCTTTACCACTGACTGA